The following coding sequences are from one Dermacentor silvarum isolate Dsil-2018 chromosome 4, BIME_Dsil_1.4, whole genome shotgun sequence window:
- the LOC119450294 gene encoding protein pinocchio has translation MATGVLVSYPALHESRPTVFKKDVSIRHSKSDPMLVALSHNSMACCWDRDNCWDQDNCWDSIEDLAEQELLAQGADAVTLEGLKSLYNCCFTCGVSWSEDQASLDCAECGGYALHRPCVHCNGSCGGAWSRDLVASHKLRRAQWIGECKKAPQDAAVSQSQDS, from the exons ATGGCCACCGGAGTTCTAGTAAGCTACCCGGCACTTCACGAATCGCGACCCACGGTCTTCAAGAAAG ATGTGTCCATCCGGCACTCTAAGTCAGACCCCATGCTGGTGGCACTGTCGCACAACTCTATGGCTTGCTGCTGGGATCGGGACAACTGCTGGGACCAGGACAACTGTTGGGACAGCATAGAAGATTTGGCAGAGCAAGAGCTGCTGGCGCAAGGAGCCGACGCAGTCACCTTGGAGGGCCTCAAGAGCCTCTACAACTGCTGCTTCAC GTGCGGGGTGAGTTGGTCTGAGGACCAGGCTTCTCTGGATTGTGCCGAGTGCGGAGGTTACGCCCTGCACCGGCCTTGCGTACACTGCAATGGCAGCTGCGGCGGAGCCTGGAGCAGAGACTTGGTTGCT TCCCACAAGCTGAGGCGTGCCCAATGGATCGGCGAGTGCAAGAAGGCACCCCAAGATGCTGCTGTTTCACAGAGCCAGGACTCCTGA